Proteins encoded together in one Phoenix dactylifera cultivar Barhee BC4 unplaced genomic scaffold, palm_55x_up_171113_PBpolish2nd_filt_p 001569F, whole genome shotgun sequence window:
- the LOC103719927 gene encoding actin-depolymerizing factor: MSFRMSSASSGMGVADHSRTTFLELKRKKVHRYVIFKIDEKKKEVVVEKTGAPGESYDDFAAALPENDCRYAIYDFDFVTDENCQKSKIFFIAWSPSISRIRAKMLYATSKDRFRQELDGIHYEIQATDPTEMDLDVLRDRAN; this comes from the exons ATGTCGTTCCGAATG TCAAGTGCATCTTCTGGGATGGGAGTAGCTGACCACAGCAGGACTACATTTCTTGAActgaaaaggaagaaagtgCATCGTTATGTGATATTTAAGattgatgaaaagaaaaaggaggtggTTGTTGAGAAGACAGGAGCTCCAGGGGAGAGCTATGATGATTTTGCTGCTGCACTGCCTGAGAATGATTGCCGATATGCCATCTACGACTTCGATTTTGTGACTGATGAGAATTGCCAGAAGAGCAAGATATTTTTTATTGCATG GTCTCCTTCCATCTCCCGCATCCGTGCTAAGATGCTGTATGCCACATCTAAGGATCGATTTCGACAGGAGCTTGATGGAATCCATTATGAGATTCAGGCTACTGACCCCACAGAGATGGATTTGGATGTGCTCAGAGACCGTGCAAACTAA